The Leptolyngbya sp. CCY15150 genome contains a region encoding:
- a CDS encoding precorrin-2 C(20)-methyltransferase, whose protein sequence is MSQMDDNQAIASTSDPLPWGTLWGIGVGPGDADWLTLKGLRVLQSVPVVAMPQGHNGKPGMAYGIVKDFLSADQLLLPLSLPFVLDAHTLEQAWQAAAVQLVEVLQTGQDVAFIAEGDISFYSTFTYMAKYVHQLAPEVPIQPIPGICSPLAAAAALHMPLAIADETIAILPALYHVDDLIQALDWAEVVVLMKVSSVFPKVWAILAERQWLDRASLVEWVGGQQQTLFPTLHDLEHYQPPYFSILILRRTPYGF, encoded by the coding sequence ATGAGCCAAATGGACGATAATCAGGCGATCGCCTCCACCTCTGATCCGCTCCCGTGGGGAACCCTCTGGGGCATTGGCGTTGGCCCGGGTGATGCCGATTGGCTGACCCTGAAGGGCCTGCGGGTGCTGCAATCGGTGCCTGTGGTGGCCATGCCCCAGGGACACAACGGCAAGCCGGGCATGGCCTACGGCATTGTCAAGGACTTCCTCTCGGCGGATCAGCTCCTCCTTCCCTTATCCCTGCCCTTTGTGCTGGATGCCCACACCTTGGAACAGGCTTGGCAGGCGGCAGCGGTGCAGCTAGTTGAGGTCTTGCAAACGGGGCAAGATGTAGCGTTTATTGCGGAAGGAGACATTAGTTTCTACAGTACGTTCACCTACATGGCTAAGTACGTCCACCAGCTCGCTCCGGAGGTGCCCATCCAGCCCATTCCTGGCATCTGCTCGCCCCTAGCGGCCGCCGCCGCTCTGCACATGCCCTTGGCGATCGCTGATGAAACCATTGCCATCTTGCCTGCCCTGTATCACGTGGATGACCTGATCCAGGCTTTGGACTGGGCAGAGGTAGTGGTATTGATGAAAGTGTCCTCAGTGTTTCCTAAAGTATGGGCGATCCTGGCCGAGCGCCAGTGGCTGGATCGGGCCAGCTTGGTGGAATGGGTAGGCGGGCAGCAGCAGACTCTGTTTCCCACGCTTCACGATCTAGAGCATTACCAACCGCCCTACTTTTCTATTTTGATCCTGCGTCGTACTCCCTATGGTTTCTAA
- the cobJ gene encoding precorrin-3B C(17)-methyltransferase — protein sequence MVSNSIAVIAPTPAGDRLAQRLLDGLTDSVLWTKPRPDASPFAQTYEGPLSDLVATLWEQQDQLVFVLAVGAVVRLIAPFLTHKSQDPGIVVVDETGSLVLSLCGGHLGGADDLTRRIAALLGVSPVITSASAALDLPAVDTLGLPYGWRRGQGDWLAVAAAIAHQDPVAVTQTCGWDLWQTALPEGHPFQFVPSETAAAHLWISDRQPPPRSPQVCWHPRTLWVGVGCERGVSAALLESSIRQVLQAQGLAWEAIAGVASLDLKQDEQGLLELARQWDWAMQFFPADQLATQPVPNPSTVVADAVGTPSVAEAAAIAVGVTLIVEKQVFRDPSGACTVAIARAAQEYTPRPGKLYLIGTGPGALSQITPAAQAALADCDAIVGYQLYIDLIRPLLRPTQVIDARPITQEVQRAEAAIALARRGLTVAVVSSGDCGIYGMAGLVLECLVAQGWNGQTPAVEVCPGITALQALAARVGAPLMHDFCAISLSDLLTPWPVIEQRLTAAAQADFVVALYNPRSRTRLQGIQTAVDIFRQARPKDTPVAIARSLYRDGETIHLTTLEDMDVDQIDMLTVVLIGNQSTQRHGDRLVTPRGYGVRSSDT from the coding sequence ATGGTTTCTAACTCAATTGCTGTGATTGCGCCCACGCCAGCGGGCGATCGCTTAGCCCAACGCCTGCTGGATGGTTTAACCGACAGCGTGCTATGGACGAAGCCGCGTCCCGACGCCTCGCCCTTTGCCCAGACCTATGAGGGGCCCTTGTCTGACCTAGTGGCTACCCTCTGGGAACAGCAGGATCAACTGGTGTTTGTCCTCGCCGTGGGGGCTGTGGTACGCCTAATTGCGCCTTTCTTGACCCATAAAAGCCAGGATCCTGGCATTGTGGTGGTGGATGAAACCGGTTCCCTGGTGCTCAGCCTCTGTGGCGGTCATCTAGGAGGAGCGGACGATTTGACCCGTCGCATTGCCGCCTTGTTGGGCGTGTCGCCGGTGATTACCTCGGCATCGGCAGCCCTAGACTTGCCAGCAGTGGATACCCTGGGATTGCCCTACGGCTGGCGGCGGGGCCAGGGAGATTGGCTGGCCGTGGCGGCAGCGATCGCCCACCAAGATCCTGTAGCCGTCACCCAAACCTGTGGCTGGGATCTGTGGCAAACGGCCTTGCCAGAGGGACATCCCTTCCAGTTTGTCCCCAGCGAGACCGCCGCTGCCCATCTGTGGATTTCCGATCGCCAACCGCCACCGCGATCGCCCCAGGTATGCTGGCATCCCCGCACCCTCTGGGTGGGTGTCGGCTGTGAGCGGGGAGTCTCGGCGGCGCTGCTAGAATCCTCCATTCGTCAGGTTTTGCAGGCCCAAGGGCTAGCCTGGGAGGCGATCGCTGGGGTAGCGTCCCTAGATCTCAAACAGGATGAACAGGGGCTGCTGGAGCTGGCTCGGCAATGGGACTGGGCGATGCAATTCTTCCCGGCAGATCAGCTAGCCACCCAGCCGGTGCCCAATCCCTCAACTGTAGTGGCCGACGCGGTGGGCACGCCCTCGGTGGCAGAGGCAGCGGCGATCGCCGTGGGGGTAACGTTAATCGTGGAAAAACAGGTCTTCCGTGATCCATCAGGAGCCTGCACCGTGGCGATCGCCCGGGCCGCTCAGGAGTATACTCCCCGTCCTGGCAAGCTTTATCTGATTGGTACGGGCCCCGGTGCCCTTAGCCAAATCACCCCCGCTGCCCAAGCGGCCCTGGCCGACTGCGACGCCATCGTTGGCTACCAGCTCTATATTGACTTGATCCGTCCCCTGCTGCGCCCAACCCAGGTGATTGATGCCCGTCCCATTACCCAGGAAGTACAGAGAGCAGAAGCAGCGATCGCCCTGGCCCGGCGAGGGTTAACCGTGGCAGTGGTGTCCTCCGGCGACTGTGGCATTTACGGCATGGCAGGGCTGGTGCTGGAATGTTTGGTAGCCCAGGGCTGGAATGGGCAAACGCCAGCCGTGGAGGTCTGCCCTGGCATCACGGCCCTGCAGGCCCTGGCGGCGCGGGTGGGTGCGCCCCTGATGCATGACTTTTGCGCCATTTCCCTCTCCGACCTGCTCACCCCCTGGCCGGTGATTGAACAGCGGTTGACCGCCGCTGCCCAGGCTGATTTCGTCGTGGCGCTCTACAATCCGCGATCGCGCACCCGCTTGCAGGGCATCCAAACCGCCGTGGATATTTTTCGTCAAGCGCGACCTAAGGACACCCCAGTGGCGATCGCCCGTTCCCTCTATCGCGATGGCGAAACGATTCATCTCACCACCTTGGAGGACATGGATGTCGATCAGATTGATATGCTGACCGTAGTGCTCATTGGCAACCAAAGCACCCAGCGCCACGGCGATCGCCTCGTGACCCCCCGAGGCTATGGGGTACGATCGTCCGACACCTAA
- the cobM gene encoding precorrin-4 C(11)-methyltransferase has product MTLSQSDRPYPISIVGAGPGAPDLITVRGQRLLTQADVVFYTGSLVPEQMLEHCRPDVEVIDTRSLVLETWRSQLVERARAGKKVVRLQDGDPCLYGALHELMVYLLAEHLEFEIVPGVSAFQAAAAHLKTELTVPNLVQTIILTRTQGKTDVPSREDLSQLAAHQASLCLYLSAHHCAKAQAQLLDHYPADTPMALCYRLGWPDEQVIVGQLDQMTDLTRTANLTRTVLYVISPALAGSAAARSRLYSGDHAHIFRPKSQV; this is encoded by the coding sequence ATGACTTTATCCCAGAGCGATCGCCCCTATCCTATCTCCATCGTCGGTGCCGGCCCCGGCGCACCAGACCTGATCACCGTGCGGGGGCAACGGCTTCTGACCCAAGCAGACGTGGTCTTCTACACCGGCTCCCTCGTGCCAGAGCAGATGTTAGAGCATTGTCGCCCAGATGTGGAGGTGATTGATACGCGCTCCCTTGTTTTGGAAACCTGGCGATCGCAACTGGTGGAACGAGCAAGGGCCGGTAAGAAAGTGGTGCGCCTGCAAGATGGCGATCCATGCCTATACGGTGCCCTGCACGAACTGATGGTGTATTTACTAGCAGAACATCTAGAGTTTGAGATTGTTCCTGGGGTGAGCGCCTTCCAAGCGGCGGCGGCTCATCTAAAAACAGAACTTACGGTTCCCAACTTAGTTCAAACCATTATCTTAACTCGCACCCAGGGGAAAACCGATGTGCCCAGCCGCGAAGACTTATCTCAGCTAGCGGCCCATCAAGCCTCCCTTTGCCTATACCTCAGTGCGCACCACTGCGCCAAAGCCCAAGCGCAATTGCTCGACCATTACCCAGCGGATACTCCCATGGCCCTCTGCTATCGCCTCGGTTGGCCCGATGAACAGGTGATCGTGGGACAGCTCGACCAAATGACCGATCTGACCCGCACAGCCAACCTCACCCGTACCGTCCTCTACGTGATCAGTCCTGCTCTGGCCGGTTCCGCTGCCGCCCGATCGCGTCTCTATAGCGGCGACCATGCCCATATTTTCCGCCCCAAGAGCCAGGTATGA
- a CDS encoding cobalt-precorrin-6A reductase, whose amino-acid sequence MIWLIGGTSESRAVAISLDAAGLPWLVTVVSDRARQLYEGRSGAVHVGALSPDAIAHLIQTHSIRCIVDASHPFAVDISQQAIATGLPYLRLERPSPAIAPSTICLPTWDAVLQEDYLTGRRVLLTVGVKALARFVPWLHRGIFWARILPVEVSMHQAIQVGFPSDRLIPMSLPVTADQERDLWRSLSIDTVITKSAGQAGGLDVKQQVAQDLGVRLIVIDRPAIAYPQQTSVVADIPPWCQQHVGGS is encoded by the coding sequence ATGATTTGGCTGATTGGTGGCACCAGCGAAAGCCGCGCCGTTGCCATATCCCTTGATGCGGCAGGCTTACCCTGGCTGGTCACCGTAGTCAGCGATCGCGCCCGCCAACTCTATGAAGGACGATCGGGTGCCGTTCACGTGGGCGCTTTGTCCCCAGACGCGATCGCCCACCTGATCCAAACCCACAGTATTCGCTGCATCGTCGATGCATCCCATCCCTTTGCCGTTGATATCTCCCAGCAGGCGATCGCCACCGGGTTACCCTATCTGCGCTTAGAGCGTCCTTCTCCAGCGATCGCCCCTAGCACGATTTGCTTACCTACCTGGGATGCCGTTTTACAGGAGGATTACCTAACTGGACGACGAGTTCTGTTAACCGTGGGTGTTAAAGCCTTGGCGAGATTTGTTCCCTGGCTCCATCGCGGCATATTTTGGGCCAGGATCTTACCCGTTGAGGTATCTATGCACCAAGCCATTCAGGTAGGATTCCCTAGCGATCGCTTGATTCCCATGTCCCTGCCGGTGACGGCAGATCAAGAGCGGGATCTTTGGCGATCGCTGTCCATTGATACAGTGATCACCAAATCTGCTGGGCAGGCAGGAGGACTGGACGTGAAGCAGCAGGTAGCGCAGGATCTAGGCGTGCGGCTGATTGTGATTGACCGGCCCGCGATCGCCTATCCTCAGCAAACCTCGGTTGTTGCAGATATCCCTCCTTGGTGTCAGCAGCATGTAGGAGGCAGCTAA